Proteins from a genomic interval of SAR202 cluster bacterium:
- a CDS encoding ABC transporter ATP-binding protein: MKILLRILQFTVRHKWMMALSYLCLIGTTAFHLILPRLFGEAIDKVAAMLDGGVVSNTTILTISLLILGAGLARGLFAYGQTYLGEAMGQVTVYDIRNKFYDHVQHLSFAFHDKQHTGNLMSRAIVDMEAIRLFVNMALVRVPYYILIFISVSFVMIRMDLRLGLVSISFLPVVPILSIWTRTKQRAAWLRAQKKMAELNTVLQENFSGQKVVKAFASDDYEEKKFEIKSDSVAKEMVTTSWYQAANGTVLVLSYTTVVGLVLWYGGMRVIEGSLTPGQLAQALFYLQIMSMPVRQLGMVVSNFARAVSAGERLFDILDTESPVKGKPNAVVVPRSKGHVRFEDVDCSYGNGPQVLKKINIDAPPGRITALLGAPGSGKTSVVNLLPRFYDVNSGRISIDGQSIRDVTLKSLRRNIGVVQKDVFLFNTSMRENIAYGRGEATMEEVVNAARVAQLHEYIETLPKGYETVIGERGVSLSGGQRQRLSIARAVLLDPPVLILDDSTSSVDAHTEEQIRAAMEAVMHGRTTFVIAHRLSTVHRAHQLLVLKAGEIVERGTHQELIRLGGLYRDIYDLQLRPQEEKMREFDVPDAARKGRAKA, from the coding sequence ATGAAGATACTACTCCGAATACTCCAGTTCACGGTGCGCCACAAGTGGATGATGGCGCTATCGTACCTGTGCCTTATCGGCACCACGGCGTTCCACCTCATCCTCCCGCGCCTGTTCGGCGAGGCCATCGACAAGGTGGCTGCGATGCTGGACGGCGGCGTCGTTTCAAATACGACCATCCTTACAATATCGCTTCTCATCCTCGGCGCCGGCCTGGCGCGGGGCCTCTTTGCTTACGGGCAGACATACCTAGGCGAAGCTATGGGGCAGGTCACTGTCTACGACATCCGTAACAAGTTTTACGACCACGTCCAGCACCTCAGCTTTGCTTTTCACGACAAGCAGCATACCGGCAACCTTATGTCCCGCGCCATCGTGGACATGGAGGCGATCCGACTGTTCGTAAACATGGCGCTGGTGCGCGTGCCGTACTACATCCTGATCTTCATCTCCGTTTCGTTTGTCATGATCCGGATGGACTTGCGCCTGGGTCTCGTGAGCATCAGCTTCCTGCCGGTGGTGCCTATCCTGTCCATCTGGACGCGCACAAAGCAGCGCGCCGCATGGCTGCGGGCGCAGAAGAAGATGGCCGAGCTCAACACCGTCCTGCAGGAGAACTTCTCCGGCCAGAAGGTCGTCAAGGCGTTCGCGTCCGACGACTACGAGGAGAAGAAGTTCGAGATAAAGAGCGACAGCGTGGCGAAAGAGATGGTGACGACCTCCTGGTACCAGGCCGCCAACGGCACGGTCCTTGTGCTCTCGTACACCACCGTCGTCGGCCTTGTGCTGTGGTACGGCGGCATGCGCGTGATCGAAGGCAGCCTGACGCCGGGCCAGCTGGCGCAGGCGCTCTTCTACCTGCAGATCATGTCCATGCCGGTCCGCCAACTCGGCATGGTGGTCAGCAACTTCGCCCGCGCCGTTTCTGCCGGCGAACGGCTCTTCGATATCCTGGATACCGAGTCGCCCGTGAAGGGAAAGCCCAACGCCGTCGTAGTGCCGCGGTCGAAGGGCCACGTGCGGTTCGAGGACGTGGATTGCAGCTACGGCAACGGCCCGCAGGTGCTCAAGAAGATCAACATAGATGCGCCTCCGGGCCGCATAACGGCGCTGCTAGGCGCGCCCGGATCGGGCAAGACATCCGTTGTGAACCTTTTGCCGCGCTTTTATGACGTCAATTCCGGCCGCATCTCCATAGATGGCCAGAGCATTCGCGACGTAACGCTGAAATCGCTACGCCGCAACATCGGCGTGGTGCAGAAGGACGTATTCCTGTTCAACACCTCCATGCGCGAGAACATTGCGTACGGCCGCGGCGAGGCGACGATGGAGGAGGTTGTTAACGCCGCGAGGGTGGCGCAGCTACACGAATACATCGAGACGCTTCCCAAGGGCTACGAGACGGTCATCGGAGAGCGGGGCGTCAGCCTTTCCGGCGGCCAGCGCCAGCGCCTGTCCATCGCCCGCGCGGTGCTCCTGGACCCGCCGGTCCTGATTCTTGACGACTCCACCTCCAGCGTGGACGCTCATACTGAGGAGCAGATACGCGCTGCCATGGAGGCGGTGATGCACGGACGGACGACATTCGTCATCGCCCACAGGTTAAGCACAGTCCACCGCGCGCACCAGCTTCTCGTGCTCAAGGCCGGCGAGATAGTGGAGCGCGGGACGCACCAGGAGCTCATAAGGCTGGGCGGCCTGTACCGCGATATCTACGACCTGCAGCTCAGGCCGCAGGAAGAGAAGATGAGGGAGTTCGACGTGCCTGACGCGGCCCGGAAGGGGAGGGCCAAGGCATGA
- a CDS encoding DUF488 domain-containing protein: MPKAIYTIGHSNHTWDTFTPLLLRHGIRTLVDVRAHSVSRFALFANKTRLPGLLESIGKRYVYMGDTLGGGPADPACYDVSGSPSYEEIAARPWFRQGLAELERIPGESVTAIMCAEEDPAKCHRALLIGAALEGRGWEVRHMRKATPPSSRTTP; encoded by the coding sequence ATGCCCAAAGCCATCTACACAATCGGCCACAGCAACCACACGTGGGACACCTTTACCCCGCTGCTGCTACGGCACGGCATCCGGACCCTTGTGGACGTGCGGGCACATTCTGTCAGCCGATTTGCACTTTTTGCCAACAAGACGCGTCTGCCAGGGCTTCTCGAATCCATCGGCAAGCGGTACGTCTACATGGGGGACACGCTCGGCGGCGGACCGGCCGACCCGGCCTGTTACGACGTCTCTGGCAGCCCCAGCTACGAAGAGATCGCCGCACGCCCGTGGTTCAGACAGGGCCTGGCCGAGCTGGAGCGCATCCCCGGCGAGTCCGTCACGGCGATCATGTGCGCGGAGGAGGACCCGGCGAAGTGCCACCGCGCGCTGCTAATCGGCGCGGCGCTGGAGGGGCGTGGGTGGGAGGTGCGGCACATGCGAAAGGCTACCCCGCCTTCCAGTCGCACCACGCCCTGA
- a CDS encoding ABC transporter ATP-binding protein translates to MSLVFIIAAMMLLNWKLGLLAMVVLPVLLAVMYLWQPFARKSFIRARTSIAIVNGALNENITGVRVVQSMNRQERNLKVFDGKNKENLDATLEASRLSAGLLPIVDVLTAVSVGLVLYFGARQVTGDALEIGALVAFVMYIQRFFDPIRSLTMQYTQLQKAMASGARIFETLDTVPDLVDAPGAEDLPSIRGEVEFKNVTFGYLPGQTVINDLSLHVKPGETVAIVGPTGAGKTTMISLVSRFYDVPRGQGAILVDGHDIRDVTRRSLARQTALVLQEPFLFSGTVRENIKYNHEGATEEQMVEAAKAVGAHEFIMKLEDGYDTHLEERGSNLSVGQRQLISFARAIVADPRVLILDEATANIDSFTEMLIQRALQCLLHGRTAIVIAHRLSTIRGADKIVVLNRGHIEEQGTHDQLMQLNGLYEHLYHMNYAALEASKKGV, encoded by the coding sequence ATGAGCCTGGTCTTCATCATCGCCGCCATGATGCTCCTCAACTGGAAGCTGGGGCTCCTCGCTATGGTGGTGCTGCCCGTCCTGCTCGCGGTGATGTACCTGTGGCAGCCGTTTGCGCGGAAGTCGTTCATCCGCGCCCGCACGTCCATTGCCATAGTGAACGGCGCGCTGAACGAGAACATCACCGGCGTGCGCGTTGTGCAGAGCATGAACCGGCAGGAGCGAAACCTCAAGGTCTTCGACGGGAAGAACAAGGAGAACCTGGACGCCACGCTGGAAGCCAGCCGCCTCTCCGCCGGCCTGCTGCCGATCGTGGACGTGCTCACGGCAGTATCCGTTGGCCTGGTGCTCTACTTCGGCGCGCGCCAGGTCACGGGCGACGCGCTCGAGATTGGCGCGCTCGTCGCTTTCGTCATGTACATCCAGCGCTTCTTCGACCCCATCCGCAGCCTGACGATGCAGTACACGCAGCTCCAGAAGGCGATGGCCTCCGGCGCGCGCATCTTTGAGACGCTCGACACCGTGCCGGACCTGGTGGACGCGCCCGGCGCGGAGGACCTGCCGTCGATCAGGGGCGAGGTCGAATTCAAGAACGTGACGTTCGGCTACCTGCCCGGGCAAACTGTCATCAACGACCTCAGTCTCCACGTGAAGCCCGGCGAGACGGTCGCGATCGTCGGCCCCACCGGCGCGGGCAAGACGACGATGATATCGCTCGTCTCGCGCTTCTACGACGTGCCGCGCGGGCAGGGGGCGATCCTGGTGGACGGCCACGACATCCGCGACGTCACCCGCCGGTCGTTGGCGCGGCAAACGGCGCTCGTGCTGCAGGAGCCGTTCCTGTTCTCCGGGACGGTGCGCGAGAACATCAAGTACAACCACGAGGGGGCGACCGAGGAGCAGATGGTTGAGGCGGCGAAGGCCGTAGGCGCGCACGAGTTTATTATGAAGCTGGAGGACGGTTACGACACCCACCTGGAGGAGCGCGGCTCCAACCTTAGCGTGGGCCAGCGGCAGCTCATCAGCTTCGCCCGAGCGATCGTCGCAGACCCGCGCGTCCTGATACTGGACGAGGCCACCGCGAACATAGACAGCTTCACCGAGATGCTCATCCAGAGGGCGCTCCAGTGCCTGCTGCACGGCCGAACGGCCATCGTGATCGCACACCGCCTCTCAACCATACGCGGCGCGGACAAGATCGTCGTCCTCAACCGCGGCCACATCGAGGAGCAGGGCACACACGACCAGCTCATGCAGCTCAACGGGCTCTATGAGCACCTGTACCACATGAACTACGCCGCGCTGGAGGCGTCGAAAAAGGGCGTGTAG
- a CDS encoding ABC transporter ATP-binding protein: MNNIAGSAAKSAGMTEEEVFGSAYDHRVVTRLIPYVAPYKMFMAVALGAMLVFAATNVAVPWIIKLAIDGYIQHNDKAGLTLIIAAFFGNAVINWLSNFAMEISIAKAGQGVLFGLRGAMFRHLQRLSLNFFNKIEVGRLMSRVQGDVG, translated from the coding sequence ATGAACAACATCGCCGGCAGCGCCGCCAAAAGCGCAGGGATGACGGAAGAAGAGGTCTTTGGGTCGGCCTACGACCACCGCGTGGTCACGCGCCTCATTCCTTACGTTGCGCCTTACAAGATGTTCATGGCAGTCGCCCTCGGCGCGATGCTCGTCTTCGCGGCGACGAACGTTGCCGTTCCATGGATCATCAAGCTGGCGATCGACGGCTACATCCAGCACAACGACAAGGCCGGCCTGACGTTGATAATCGCCGCCTTCTTCGGAAACGCCGTCATCAACTGGCTCTCCAACTTTGCAATGGAGATCAGCATCGCCAAGGCGGGGCAGGGTGTGCTCTTCGGCCTGCGCGGCGCGATGTTCCGCCACCTACAAAGGCTTTCCCTAAACTTCTTCAACAAGATAGAGGTCGGCCGCCTGATGTCCCGCGTCCAGGGCGACGTGGGGTAG
- a CDS encoding DUF1801 domain-containing protein, with translation MAKSAEVNAWFAAFEHPLKDAMLLAREVILAADPRIEECIKWKTPTFTFKGNLASFNPRSKSHVSLLFHTGAHIPGSHPRLEGGADTARYMKFADAADVKAQKADLERVVRAWCDWKAG, from the coding sequence ATGGCAAAGAGCGCAGAAGTTAACGCCTGGTTCGCAGCGTTCGAGCACCCCCTCAAGGACGCCATGCTCCTGGCGCGCGAGGTCATCCTCGCCGCCGACCCGCGCATTGAAGAGTGCATCAAGTGGAAGACGCCCACATTCACCTTCAAGGGAAACCTGGCGAGCTTCAACCCCCGCAGCAAGTCGCACGTCAGCCTCCTCTTCCACACGGGCGCCCACATCCCCGGAAGCCACCCCCGGCTGGAGGGCGGCGCAGACACCGCCCGCTACATGAAGTTCGCGGACGCAGCGGACGTGAAGGCGCAGAAGGCGGACCTTGAGCGAGTGGTCAGGGCGTGGTGCGACTGGAAGGCGGGGTAG
- a CDS encoding type II toxin-antitoxin system PemK/MazF family toxin, translated as MGAPAAGEVVLVPFPFSDLSQSKLRPAVVMANAGRGDLILCQITSNPYGDSTAITLLDQDFESGKLQVVSYARPGKLFTACSTLIVAAVGKLRRPVASRITHATVKLLTEALPSK; from the coding sequence TTGGGCGCACCTGCAGCAGGGGAAGTTGTCCTAGTTCCCTTCCCATTCTCCGACCTGTCGCAGTCCAAGCTTCGGCCAGCAGTAGTGATGGCTAATGCCGGTCGTGGCGACCTGATTCTTTGTCAGATCACCAGCAACCCATACGGCGATTCCACCGCGATTACGCTTCTTGACCAGGATTTTGAATCGGGCAAACTCCAAGTCGTCAGTTACGCGCGACCGGGAAAGTTATTCACTGCCTGCAGCACGCTGATAGTCGCCGCCGTCGGGAAACTTCGACGCCCGGTGGCGTCACGAATAACACACGCGACTGTAAAGTTACTGACCGAAGCTCTCCCCTCCAAATAG
- a CDS encoding GNAT family N-acetyltransferase has protein sequence MSDHTQAGVVLRDLGNGLVMRRAAPSDADALAEFNRFVHTGKDRPDELLAHWTRDLMSGRMPGFGPEDFTLVVDTKTGAIASTLNLISQTWRYEEIEFTVGRIELVGTHPDYRRRGLVRAQMDAVHQWSRERGEQVQAITGIPWYYRQFGYDLALEHYGGRSGSKWHVPGIKAEEKEPYVVRPAAEADIPFLVRVYDRGMGRYLVSAKRTPDMWRFDLFHRHEKSARYLKYCVIEAAGGGPVGILVHAPTLWWPAASALVYELDEGVQWQDVTPSVMRYLSRTAEEYAARDKRESTGAIGFTLGTDHPVYDLYKWRLPQVHKPYAWYMRVADVPAFLGHIRPVLERRLERSVLAGYTGDLHISFVGNGVKLAFQQGKVKDLSPWTPE, from the coding sequence ATGAGCGACCACACGCAGGCGGGCGTTGTGCTTCGGGACCTCGGCAACGGGCTGGTGATGCGCCGCGCTGCGCCTTCGGATGCGGACGCCCTCGCCGAGTTCAACCGCTTCGTCCACACTGGCAAGGACCGGCCTGACGAGCTGCTCGCGCACTGGACCCGCGACCTTATGTCCGGCCGCATGCCCGGCTTTGGCCCCGAGGATTTTACCCTTGTCGTAGACACGAAAACGGGCGCAATCGCGTCCACGCTCAATCTGATCTCCCAGACGTGGCGGTACGAGGAGATCGAGTTCACTGTCGGTCGCATCGAGCTCGTCGGCACGCACCCGGACTACCGCCGCCGGGGCCTGGTGCGTGCGCAGATGGACGCCGTCCACCAGTGGAGCCGCGAGCGGGGGGAGCAGGTGCAGGCGATCACCGGCATCCCGTGGTACTACCGGCAGTTCGGCTACGACCTGGCGCTGGAGCACTACGGCGGGCGCTCCGGCTCAAAGTGGCACGTCCCCGGCATCAAGGCTGAGGAGAAGGAGCCGTACGTCGTGCGGCCCGCCGCGGAGGCTGATATCCCGTTCCTGGTGCGCGTCTACGACCGTGGCATGGGACGATACCTGGTCTCGGCGAAGCGCACTCCGGATATGTGGCGCTTCGACCTTTTCCACAGGCACGAGAAGTCGGCTCGCTACCTGAAGTACTGTGTCATAGAGGCGGCGGGCGGAGGGCCGGTCGGGATACTCGTGCACGCGCCTACGCTGTGGTGGCCAGCGGCGTCCGCGCTCGTGTACGAGCTCGACGAGGGCGTGCAGTGGCAGGACGTTACCCCGAGCGTCATGCGCTACCTGAGCAGGACGGCCGAGGAGTACGCGGCCCGCGACAAGCGCGAGTCCACCGGCGCCATCGGCTTCACGCTGGGGACTGACCACCCCGTGTACGATCTGTACAAGTGGCGCCTGCCGCAGGTGCACAAGCCCTATGCGTGGTACATGAGGGTGGCGGATGTGCCGGCGTTCCTGGGCCATATAAGGCCGGTGCTGGAGCGCCGCCTGGAGCGGTCCGTGCTGGCAGGCTACACGGGCGATCTGCACATCAGCTTTGTGGGTAATGGGGTGAAGCTCGCGTTCCAGCAGGGCAAGGTCAAGGACCTCTCGCCGTGGACGCCGGAGTAG
- a CDS encoding class I SAM-dependent methyltransferase — protein MQSINVRELTEESRRAWDANAEAWDSTVGEGNNFQRYLINPAQEALLGLRPGEAVLDAACGNGHFARIMAEKGAQVVAFDFSSKLIEIAKRRTTGEDAKRIEYHVADATNAAELLAFVAGRFDAAVCTMAFMDIADITPLVTSLAKLLKPGGRFVFSQMHPSFNSTQALKVVEQQERDGEIVLTRAVKVTGYLDTIVAKGLSVRSQPEPTLYFERPLSVIFNACFRAGFVLDGMYEPAFDDRVSDRSPMAWENYRGIPPVIVSRMRLGAKA, from the coding sequence ATGCAATCCATCAACGTTCGGGAGCTTACCGAAGAGTCGCGCCGCGCCTGGGATGCCAATGCTGAGGCGTGGGACAGCACCGTGGGCGAGGGAAACAACTTCCAGAGGTACCTCATCAACCCCGCGCAGGAGGCGCTGCTCGGCCTCAGGCCGGGCGAGGCGGTGTTGGACGCGGCCTGCGGCAACGGCCATTTCGCCCGCATCATGGCCGAGAAGGGCGCGCAGGTTGTCGCGTTCGACTTCTCCTCGAAGCTCATCGAGATTGCGAAAAGGCGCACGACGGGCGAGGATGCAAAGCGCATCGAGTACCACGTTGCGGACGCCACAAACGCCGCCGAACTCCTGGCCTTCGTCGCGGGCCGGTTCGACGCCGCGGTGTGCACGATGGCGTTCATGGACATCGCGGATATCACGCCGCTGGTAACCTCACTGGCGAAGCTGTTGAAGCCCGGCGGACGGTTCGTCTTCTCGCAGATGCACCCGAGCTTTAACTCTACGCAGGCCCTGAAGGTCGTCGAGCAGCAGGAGCGGGATGGGGAGATCGTGCTAACCAGGGCTGTCAAGGTGACCGGATACCTGGACACGATCGTCGCGAAGGGACTGTCGGTCCGCTCGCAGCCCGAGCCGACGCTGTACTTCGAGCGCCCGCTGAGCGTTATATTCAATGCATGCTTCCGCGCGGGCTTCGTGCTGGACGGCATGTACGAGCCCGCGTTTGATGACCGGGTATCTGACCGGTCGCCGATGGCGTGGGAAAACTACAGGGGGATACCACCGGTGATCGTGTCCAGGATGCGCCTGGGGGCGAAGGCATGA
- the ruvB gene encoding Holliday junction branch migration DNA helicase RuvB: protein MNERLVSGKVHTEDTTDTSLRPRTLDDYVGQDAIKGNLKIAITAARQRNEPLDHVLMYGPPGLGKTTLANIVATEMGVRIKTTSGPAIERAGDMVSILTQLKEHDILFVDEIHRLSRVVEEVLYPAMEDYFVSWVIDKGLKARSMNLSIKPFTLIGATTRYGMMSAPLRDRFGSIYRLEFYDDKAMHRIVTRSARILGIEADPEGIDEIARRARGTPRVANRLLRRVRDFAQVKAGNVITLAVAKEALALLEVDDLGLDRIDHKVLGAIIEKFNGGPVGIDTIAASISEEADTIEDVYEPYLLQLGFLDRTKRGRVATKRAYEHLGRPVPKNHPGSEQASMF from the coding sequence ATGAACGAACGACTCGTATCCGGCAAAGTACATACCGAAGATACAACCGACACCAGCCTCCGCCCACGGACGCTGGATGACTACGTTGGCCAGGATGCCATCAAGGGCAACCTCAAGATTGCCATCACCGCCGCGCGCCAGCGCAATGAGCCCCTTGACCACGTCCTCATGTACGGCCCGCCGGGGCTGGGCAAGACCACCCTCGCTAACATCGTCGCCACCGAGATGGGCGTGCGCATCAAGACCACCTCCGGGCCCGCCATCGAGCGCGCCGGCGATATGGTCTCCATCCTTACGCAGCTCAAAGAGCACGACATCCTGTTCGTGGACGAGATCCACCGCCTCAGCCGCGTCGTGGAAGAGGTGCTCTACCCCGCGATGGAGGACTACTTCGTCTCCTGGGTGATCGACAAGGGGCTGAAGGCGCGCAGCATGAACCTGAGCATCAAGCCCTTTACGCTCATCGGCGCCACCACCCGCTACGGCATGATGAGCGCGCCCCTGCGCGACCGTTTCGGCTCTATCTACCGCCTGGAGTTCTACGACGATAAGGCGATGCACCGCATCGTCACCCGCTCCGCCCGAATCCTGGGCATCGAGGCCGACCCCGAGGGCATCGACGAAATCGCACGCCGCGCCCGTGGCACCCCGCGCGTCGCCAACCGCCTGCTCCGCCGCGTCCGCGACTTCGCGCAGGTGAAGGCAGGCAACGTCATCACCCTTGCGGTCGCGAAGGAGGCGCTCGCGCTCCTTGAGGTGGACGACCTGGGGCTGGACCGCATCGACCATAAGGTGCTCGGCGCGATCATCGAGAAGTTCAACGGCGGGCCGGTCGGCATCGACACCATCGCGGCGTCGATCAGCGAAGAGGCGGACACGATAGAGGACGTCTACGAGCCGTACCTCCTGCAGCTCGGCTTCCTCGACCGCACCAAGCGCGGCCGTGTGGCCACGAAGCGGGCCTACGAGCACCTGGGCCGCCCGGTGCCCAAGAACCACCCCGGCAGCGAGCAGGCGAGCATGTTTTAG